One region of Agelaius phoeniceus isolate bAgePho1 chromosome W unlocalized genomic scaffold, bAgePho1.hap1 SUPER_W_unloc_1, whole genome shotgun sequence genomic DNA includes:
- the LOC143692366 gene encoding olfactory receptor 14A16-like: MSNSSSIRHFLLLALADTRQLQLLHFCLLLGISLAALLGNGLIISAVACGHHLHTPMFFFLLNLALSDLGSICTTVPKAMHNSLWDTWNISYTGCAAQVFFFLFFLSAEFSLLTIMCYDRYMSICKPLHYGTLLGSRACAHMAAAAWASAFLYSLLHTANTFSLPLCHGNALGQFFCEIPQILKLSCSQSNLRELGLIVVSFCLSFGCFVFIVFSYVQIFRAVLRIPSEQGRHKAFSTCLPHLAVVSLFLTTGTFAYHKPPSISSPSLDLALSVLYSVVPPALNPLIYSLRNQELKAAVWTLRTRWFQEH, encoded by the coding sequence atgtccaatagcagctccatcaggcacttcctgctgctggcattggcagacacgcggcagctgcagctcctgcacttctgcctcttgctgggcatctccctggctgccctcctgggcaacggcctcatcatcagcgccgtagcctgcggccaccacctgcacacgcccatgttcttcttcctgctcaacctggccctcagtgacctgggctccatctgcaccactgtccccaaagccatgcacaattccctctgggacacctggaacatctcctacactggatgtgctgcccaagtatttttctttctgttcttcctctcagcagagttttccctcctgaccatcatgtgctacgaccgctacatgtccatctgcaaacccctgcactacgggaccctcctgggcagcagagcttgtgcccacatggcagcagctgcctgggccagtgcctttctctattcactgctgcacactgccaatacattttccctgcccctgtgccatggcaatgccctgggccagttcttctgtgaaatcccacagatcctcaagctctcttGCTCACAGTCCAACTTGAGAGAACTGGGGCTCATTGTTGTTAGTTTCTGTTTaagttttggttgttttgtgttcattgttttctcctatgtgcagatcttcagggctgtgctgaggatcccctctgagcagggacggcacaaagccttttccacctgcctccctcatcTGGCCGTGGTCTCTCTGTTCCTCACCACTGGCACATTTGCTTACCATAAGCCTCCCTCCATCTCGTCCCcctccctggatctggccctgtcagttctgtactcggtggtgcctccagccctgaaccccctcatctacagcctgaggaaccaggagctcaaggctgcagtatGGACACTGAGGACTAGATGGTTTCaggaacattaa
- the LOC143692504 gene encoding olfactory receptor 14A16-like produces the protein MSNSSSIRHFLLLALADTRQLQLLHFCLLLGISLAALLGNGLIISAVACGHHLHTPMFLFLLNLALTDLGSICTTVPKAMHNSLWDTSNISYTGCAAQLFFFMFFIGAEFYLLTVMCYDRYVSICKPLHYGTLLGSRACAHMAAAAWASAFLNALMHTANTFSLPLCRGNALGQFFCEIPQILKLSCSKSYLAELWLLVVTATFSLCCFVFIVFSYVQIFRAVLRIPSEQGRHKAFSTCLPHLAVVSLFLSTGIFYYLKPPSMSSPSLDLALSVLYSVVPPALNPLIYSLRNKELKTAVRRLMTGWFQKH, from the coding sequence atgtccaacagcagctccatcaggcacttcctgctgctggcattggcagacacgcggcagctgcagctcctgcacttctgcctcttgctgggcatctccctggctgccctcctgggcaacggcctcatcatcagcgccgtagcctgcggccaccacctgcacacgcccatgttcctcttcctgctcaacctggccctcactgacctgggctccatctgcaccactgtccccaaagccatgcacaattccctctgggacaccagcaacatctcctacactggatgtgctgcacagctctttttctttatgttcttcattGGAGCAGAGTTTTATCTGCTGACcgtcatgtgctacgaccgctacgtgtccatctgcaaacccctgcactacgggaccctcctgggcagcagagcttgtgcccacatggcagcagctgcctgggccagtgcctttctcaatgccctcatgcacacggccaatacattttccctgcccctgtgccgtggcaatgccctgggccagttcttctgtgaaatcccacagatcctcaagctctcctgctccaaatcatACCTTGCAGAACTTTGGCTTCTTGTGGTTACTGCCACTTTTTCattgtgttgttttgtgttcattgttttctcctatgtgcagatcttcagggctgtgctgaggatcccctctgagcagggacggcacaaagccttttccacctgcctccctcacctggccgtggtctctctgttcctcagcactggtaTATTTTACTACCTGAAGcctccctccatgtcctccccatccctggatctggccctgtcagttctgtactcggtggtgcctccagccctgaaccccctcatctacagcctgaggaacaaGGAGCTCAAGACTGCAGtgaggagactgatgactggatggtttcagaaacaCTAA